In Vibrio tritonius, the following are encoded in one genomic region:
- a CDS encoding penicillin-binding transpeptidase domain-containing protein, whose protein sequence is MKKPSKPSQSKSVPDKRSITAASSAPFSRWRFYLILFFIFVAFALLVGRAAFIQIIEPDNLIHQSDLRSVRSKTIHSARGIISDRNGEALAVSVPVEAVWADPATIIKKGSLQDKNRWYALADVLGLDRQGLIKRIKDNDTRRFIYLQRQVNSAMANYIRELKLPGVGLKAESRRYYPAGEVSAHTVGVTGIDGHGLEGVERSYDKWLTGEAGKQIIRKDRYGRVVENISLEQSEAGKPLQLTIDQRIQAIAFRAVKQAMADYRATSASAVMVDVKTGEVLAMVNAPSYNPNNRADYQNFKMRNRVITDAFEPGSTVKPFVVLAALENGVADTRTIIDIGDGTMRIGGAMVRDSDKIPGGKASLQMILKKSSNVGVSKLSLKMPIEAVLGMYSSVGLGETSGLNLPGESIGIFPNRQRWSDFERATIAFGYGLAITPIQLAHAYATLGNMGKYQPLHLIEGHRQDNLEHQVASTKNVHDVLEMLETVTQKGGTAVKAAVPGYRIAAKTGTSRKAIAGGYSDEYFAYTAGVAPVSNPRLSLVVMVNEPQGDSYYGGAVAGPVFSEIMKGALQILNIAPDENRFEQDKKN, encoded by the coding sequence ATGAAGAAGCCGTCTAAACCCTCCCAATCGAAATCCGTACCAGATAAAAGATCGATCACGGCGGCTAGCTCGGCCCCATTTAGCCGCTGGCGTTTTTATCTTATTCTCTTTTTTATCTTTGTTGCTTTTGCTCTTTTGGTAGGGCGTGCAGCTTTTATTCAAATTATTGAACCGGATAACTTGATTCATCAAAGTGATTTACGTTCGGTTCGCTCCAAAACCATCCATTCCGCCCGCGGTATTATTTCCGATCGCAACGGTGAAGCGCTTGCTGTGAGTGTGCCCGTTGAGGCTGTGTGGGCAGACCCTGCCACCATCATTAAAAAGGGCAGTTTACAAGATAAAAACCGCTGGTATGCGTTGGCAGATGTTCTGGGGCTTGATCGTCAGGGGCTTATCAAACGCATTAAAGACAATGACACTCGACGCTTTATTTATTTACAGCGTCAAGTTAACTCTGCCATGGCGAATTATATCCGTGAGTTGAAATTACCTGGGGTTGGGTTGAAGGCTGAATCTCGCCGTTATTATCCAGCAGGTGAAGTGAGTGCTCATACGGTTGGGGTGACAGGAATTGATGGGCACGGCTTGGAAGGGGTTGAACGCAGTTATGATAAATGGCTGACCGGAGAAGCTGGCAAGCAAATTATTCGTAAAGATCGCTATGGACGAGTGGTAGAAAATATCTCGCTAGAACAGAGTGAAGCGGGTAAACCATTGCAACTGACCATTGATCAACGTATCCAAGCGATTGCGTTTAGAGCCGTGAAGCAGGCGATGGCGGATTACCGAGCCACTTCCGCATCAGCAGTAATGGTTGATGTAAAAACGGGTGAAGTATTGGCGATGGTTAATGCACCGTCGTATAACCCCAATAATCGCGCTGATTATCAAAATTTTAAAATGCGTAACCGCGTGATTACTGATGCGTTTGAGCCAGGGTCAACCGTTAAACCTTTTGTTGTATTGGCTGCTTTAGAAAATGGGGTGGCAGATACCCGAACTATTATCGATATTGGTGATGGCACAATGCGCATTGGTGGCGCAATGGTGCGCGATTCGGACAAAATTCCGGGTGGTAAAGCGTCATTACAAATGATTTTGAAAAAATCGAGTAACGTTGGTGTATCGAAATTATCACTAAAGATGCCCATTGAAGCCGTTTTAGGTATGTATAGCTCAGTTGGTTTAGGCGAAACCTCAGGGTTGAACCTTCCTGGGGAAAGTATTGGTATCTTCCCTAACCGTCAACGTTGGTCCGACTTTGAGCGAGCGACTATTGCCTTCGGTTATGGTTTGGCGATTACCCCAATTCAGCTAGCCCACGCTTACGCGACGTTAGGTAACATGGGTAAATATCAACCTTTACATCTTATTGAAGGACATCGCCAAGATAACTTGGAACATCAAGTGGCGAGTACAAAGAATGTTCATGATGTGCTCGAAATGTTGGAAACGGTTACCCAGAAAGGTGGTACTGCTGTAAAAGCGGCTGTTCCTGGTTATCGAATTGCCGCGAAAACGGGGACATCGCGTAAGGCTATCGCTGGTGGTTATAGTGATGAGTATTTTGCTTATACAGCCGGTGTGGCTCCGGTAAGTAACCCACGCCTATCATTGGTAGTGATGGTGAATGAGCCACAAGGGGATTCTTATTATGGCGGTGCGGTAGCAGGTCCAGTATTTTCCGAAATAATGAAAGGGGCGCTACAAATTCTCAACATCGCTCCAGATGAGAACCGATTCGAACAAGATAAAAAGAATTAA
- the murE gene encoding UDP-N-acetylmuramoyl-L-alanyl-D-glutamate--2,6-diaminopimelate ligase yields MTNKGRALADLLSPWLTIEIPTVANVVVTELHLDSRRVTTGSTFVAIVGHAIDGRQFITKAIAQGATAVIAQADEDHAHGVIEFVESVPVVYVEQLHGLLSALAGRLYGAHHNRPIAVTGTNGKTTITQLIAQWMTLAGRSAAVMGTTGNGFLDALVPAANTTGNAIDIQAQLSTLAEQGAHYTALEVSSHGLVQGRVKALHFAAGVFTNLSRDHLDYHGTMEAYAEAKKSLFTEHQCDVAIINADDAVGAAWLTSLDNPIGVSLHQQPKTERAVWATQVDYADSGIRMSFSGAWGEGEINVPLIGEFNANNVLVAFTTLLALGFDKATLLSAATQLKPVIGRMELFQAPNKAKVVVDYAHTPDALEKALTALRVHCGGKLWAIFGCGGDRDKGKRPLMAQVAEKYADNLILTDDNPRSEQPEQIIKDMLAGLVEPNNAQVEHHRFQALAFALAHASADDIILLAGKGHEDYQILGDNTIHYSDRESAQTLLELKE; encoded by the coding sequence ATGACAAATAAGGGTAGAGCGCTTGCTGACCTACTTTCTCCTTGGTTAACCATTGAGATACCGACTGTGGCTAATGTGGTGGTCACGGAGTTACATTTAGATAGTCGCCGTGTCACAACTGGCAGCACCTTTGTTGCTATTGTTGGCCATGCCATTGATGGTAGACAGTTTATTACTAAAGCCATTGCTCAAGGGGCAACTGCAGTGATTGCTCAGGCCGATGAAGATCATGCCCATGGTGTGATTGAATTTGTTGAGTCTGTGCCCGTGGTTTATGTTGAGCAATTGCATGGCTTGCTTTCAGCATTAGCTGGCCGCTTATATGGTGCTCATCATAATCGACCAATAGCTGTGACTGGCACCAATGGCAAAACCACCATTACACAATTAATTGCTCAGTGGATGACTCTAGCTGGTCGTTCTGCTGCCGTGATGGGAACCACGGGTAATGGCTTTTTGGATGCGTTAGTTCCTGCGGCGAATACCACAGGTAATGCTATTGATATCCAAGCACAATTATCGACATTAGCAGAACAAGGTGCTCACTATACCGCGCTGGAAGTCTCATCTCATGGTTTGGTTCAAGGGCGAGTGAAAGCTCTGCATTTTGCAGCAGGTGTCTTTACCAATTTAAGTCGTGATCACCTTGATTACCACGGCACCATGGAAGCGTACGCTGAGGCAAAAAAATCCCTGTTTACAGAGCATCAATGCGATGTGGCGATTATTAATGCGGATGATGCAGTAGGCGCTGCCTGGTTAACATCGCTCGACAATCCAATTGGAGTATCGCTTCATCAACAACCTAAAACGGAACGTGCCGTGTGGGCAACTCAGGTTGATTATGCCGATAGCGGTATTCGTATGAGTTTCTCTGGAGCTTGGGGTGAGGGGGAAATTAATGTACCTCTGATTGGAGAGTTCAACGCTAATAACGTTCTTGTTGCTTTCACCACCTTGCTTGCTCTTGGTTTTGATAAAGCCACATTACTATCGGCTGCGACTCAACTTAAACCTGTTATTGGTCGTATGGAGTTATTCCAAGCGCCAAATAAAGCCAAAGTGGTGGTTGATTACGCCCATACACCAGATGCCTTAGAAAAAGCGCTCACCGCATTACGTGTGCACTGCGGTGGCAAGCTGTGGGCTATTTTTGGTTGTGGTGGTGACCGTGATAAAGGTAAACGACCACTGATGGCTCAAGTTGCTGAAAAGTATGCCGATAATCTTATTCTTACTGATGATAATCCTCGTAGCGAGCAGCCCGAGCAGATCATAAAAGACATGTTGGCTGGTTTGGTTGAACCAAATAATGCACAGGTTGAGCACCATCGTTTTCAAGCATTAGCATTCGCTTTAGCTCATGCAAGTGCAGACGACATTATTCTCTTGGCAGGTAAAGGTCATGAGGATTATCAAATTCTTGGTGATAATACAATTCACTATTCTGACCGCGAGTCAGCTCAAACACTATTGGAGTTAAAGGAATGA